The sequence CAAGCGATTGCTGCTTTAGTCGCTGATGCTGAACAGGCGACGGGGGAGCGGGGCAGTGTCGGCGTGGGTATTCCGGGGACACTCTCCCCTTTTACCGGCAAGGTAAAAAATGCTAATTCGGTATGGCTGAATGGTCAGTTTGTCGATAAAGATCTGTCAGATCTCCTCTCTCGCCCAGTACGTCTGGCAAATGATGCAAACTGTTTGGCGGTTTCCGAGGCAACCGATGGCGCCGGCGCAGGGAAGCATCTGGTATTTGCTGTCATTATCGGTACTGGCTGTGGGTCAGGTATTGCTATCGATGGGCGAGTTCATGCCGGTGGTAATGGCATTGCCGGTGAGTGGGGCCATAATCCCTTGCCGTGGCAGGATGACGAAGAGCGGCAATATCAGCAGGAAGTTGCTTGTTATTGCGGCAAAAAAGGGTGTATCGAGACATTTGTCTCTGGCACCGGTTTTGCCACTGATTACTTTCGCCTGAGTGGAAAACCACTTAAAGGCCATGAGATCATTACGTTGGCTGAACAGGGGGATGCAGTAGCAGAGCAGGCCATG comes from Yersinia bercovieri ATCC 43970 and encodes:
- the mak gene encoding fructokinase — encoded protein: MRIGIDLGGTKIEVIALSNDGLELFRKRVDTPRHDYQKTLQAIAALVADAEQATGERGSVGVGIPGTLSPFTGKVKNANSVWLNGQFVDKDLSDLLSRPVRLANDANCLAVSEATDGAGAGKHLVFAVIIGTGCGSGIAIDGRVHAGGNGIAGEWGHNPLPWQDDEERQYQQEVACYCGKKGCIETFVSGTGFATDYFRLSGKPLKGHEIITLAEQGDAVAEQAMSNYEQRFAKSLAQVINLFDPDVVVLGGGMSNVERLYKTLPALISPWVFGGECETPIRKAVHGDSSGVRGAAWLWPTALRP